The DNA region AGACACGGAGTCTTTACACTCAGCCTTGCAAATCGAAGACCCTGAGTTCCAGGTTGCCATTCTTGTTTTGTGTTTCGTTGTcgttctttttcctttcctccttTCTTCTCTGCATCTACCGTCCGGCACCTGATCTGCAACCTAACCTGCAGGCAAGCTTCACCTCTAGCCTGATCCTACTCACCTCTGCCGCAGCcgcccaaaaaaaaacaacccatGGCTCGCAATCCCTTCAAGTTCGGCACCGACCTCTGGGATCCGTCCCATCGGTTCGAAACCTCGTGGATTCTATCTCCCTGGGCCCTCTTCTTTTGCCGCGCGCTCATTGTAAGTTAAGTTCCCACGTTTTCCCCAGCATTTTCCCCACGAAAATCTACAGCTTCCATCCCGGACACGCATGGATCAAACTGACTCGCAATTCCACTTCGATTTAATAGTCCCTCTACGCCTTCACAaccctcatcttcgtcctcgccTACCAGTGCATCAACTCACCCAACCACTGCGGCGCCTCCCAAGCCCAATTCAGCTACTTCACCTCGCTCACCTACTGGGGCATAGCCTTTTACTTTTTGTTCGCCGCCATCCACACCTTCACCTACGCCCGCACCGGCCGCCCCTTGCTCGACCGCTTCCCTCGATTCTTGCAGGCGCTCCACTCGGCCTTTTACACCACCATTGTCGTCTACCCTTTTGTCGTCACTATTGTCTACTGGGCCCGTTTGTTCGACGGCCGTTGGTACAAACTCGCCTATGAAGGCTGGTCCAACATCTCGCAGCACGCGCTGAACAGCGTGTTTGCCTTTTTTGAGATTGTCATCCCGAGAACCGACACCCCGCCGCCGTTGCACATCCTGTGGCTGATTTTTGTGCTGGCGCTGTATCTGGCGCTGGCCTATGTGACGGAGGCGACCAAGGGGTTTTACACCTATGATTTCTTGGACCCGGAGAAGcagaaggggtgggtggcgGTGTATGTCTTTGGGATCGCGATTGGGTGTGTGATTTTGTTTGGGGTTGCTTGGGGGTTGATCAGGCTGAGAAAATGGGTTGCTGAGACGAAActggggatggagggcaAGTTTgcgggggtgaagagggagaaggggttggtggagagggagattggggggaaggaggctATTGCTTTGAGGGAGGATGTGTAATCTTGGAGGTATGGTTACCTAGGCTAGAAAAAGGGTTTCTAGCTATCCTTTCATGTCTCTCTTATTGGCTGGTCTGGGAACGGGGGTTGTTTGGTCGTTATCGGTCTCTTTCTCCATCATTGAAGGCGTTTTGATTGTTACTGCGTGTGTGATGGTATGGGGAAGGAAAACGGGAGATACCCTCTTTTGTGTGTTGCATATATGTGTATGATCCCTGGGTGGACATGAGTTAGATATCAATGTGTGGTAATTTATTTACGACAGGAAtgagttgttgttggtgaggacTGCAGCCTTGTCATATGTTTGTGATGTGCTCGGAGGGGGTGTGAGTACAGCATGTGGCTGGCGAGCACTtgcacagcaacaacaagggTGGGCAAGACATTGATATTTCTCGGAACCAATTTCCGACGCCGTTACGGTGTAACGAGCAGGCTGGCTGTTGTGTACGTGCATGACGTGGGTAAGTGCCGGGCTTGACTTGACCGAGCACCCGGGGCAAACTTGTTCTCTTTGTACGATATCACAAGGTCGTAGTTTCCCACGCTCGGTGAGCATTCAAACTGGCACCTGTCCAAGTCAAATATGTCAATATCTTACAGCCTCCAATTCAAGACCAGCTTTGTATACACAAACCAAAACCTCATCCGGGAATTACAACAACGCTATACTTTTGAACGACCCACCCCCTTGTGACGCGTCCTCAATCAACACTTCAAGTTGATCCCCCGTCTCAGCTCCCCCTGCCTAATCTCAAACATGACCTGTATCCCCACAAACAGCGCCGTACACGCCGTGACCAAAAACACCAGTCCTATATCTTTTGTCAGCATCCCATTTCCCCATCATAACGTGTGTCACATACCAGAATAATCCCTAAAAACCCCACTGATAATCGCCTTGAGCCCATcctacacacacacacacacacacatcagTTAGCATCCCCTCTATCATCCCAAACAAAATCACAACAAAGTactcaccaacccaaccgcaAACCCCACCAAATTCGCCgaaatcatcatcagcacattgcccaccccccccaacccacaaaGCCACCTATAAGTCCTCTCCCTTCCTTTAAAATCTTCCTTCCTCACCAGCAGTCCCGCCACAATCTCCGGTATaaaaaacaacaccaccaaccacccccaaatcaGCAAATTCAGCTTGATGTCATGCCACAGCGCCACAAACGTAAAAACAACCAAATACGTCACCACCGTCCTCACCCCCTGCCCCAAAGACCTGAAGCTTGACCCCCCCAGCGGAATATAAATATACCGCAGCAGCCACCGATAATAACTCCTATGCCACCCCCGCCAAAACGACAAGGCCGAGTAATTATTCGACATGCACCTCAGCATGTTCTCCGGTGGATCAATCCCATCAACCAACGACCAGAGTCGAAAGAATCTCCagggaaggaggagcttAAGCCAGACGATGTGCAGGTTGAAGTATGACAACAGAGAGATCTGAGCGGGCGTGTAAGTCGACCATTCAGGGCGTGACTTGCTTATCGCGCCGACATAGTCGTAGTGAAGCACCAGCTCCATGCagagcagcaccagcagaaACCGAACCGCATACTTCCACGTTCGTGCCGAAGAAATCGTCGCTGATCGGTACCGCGACTGCGAGATGTAATCGTTGAACGTAATAATCGGACCAGTCAGATACAGCGGCGCATAAACCGCATACCCGACATAGTTCCTGAAGCTGTAATCACCCTTTTGAGCCGGCAGGGCAATCCGGTCTCGCTCAGAGAGGTTGGACAGGTCGAGGTTCTTCTTCTTATGCGTGTCAGCATCTCTCTAACAGGGTCAACACAACGAACAAAACAtacctcaaccaccccccccgcCGTAATCCTACCATCCAAACTCCAGTAATAATCCAAACTAAAACTAACCAGCCTCAAAACCGTGATATTAAACAAaatctcccacctccccatcaaccccccaaacccatccatccactcccccaacctcaccaccgccggcaggTCAACAACCATATTCTTCCTGTCAATCCCCAACGTGCCCGTCACCAGTCGGGCAACATACCCAAACCTATACCCTGAACAAACCTCATTTGCAAACAAGGTACATATATTAAAAACCCACGTCCCAACCGGCACATACCTCCGCGGCAACCCCTTCGCAATCGCATAATTCCCCGCCAGTATCACCAACACCTTGATCGCCGAGAAACCATgcaaaatcaccaaaaaaaccaGCGCAAACACAAAATCAAACGATGTCCGCTGACGAAACCGCATTTCCACCCCTTCGGCACTGTTTTCTTTTACGTCACCCCTTGTGGTGACCATGTTGTACACTCTCCTGAGTAAAGGGTGGAAAAGTAACAATGCAGCCATGGCGGGGAGGTTCCGCCTGAATGTTCTGTATTGGGCGTCTGAATTGTCGATTTTGCGGCCTGGGATCCAGCCTTCTGACAGAAAACGCTCGAACTTGGGGTAGCGGGGGTCTGAGGGGCGGGAGACGGAGTAGGCGACGTAGAACATGGAGgggacggcgaggaggaagacgaggtaGTAGAGGTAGAATTCGGGGGTTTTCCACTTGGGGGGTGAGGCTCCattggtggggggtttgggggaggttgagtcCCGTCGTTTATCGGGGGAACGGGCTTCGAGGGGGCGGTAGGGGACGcccgagggggtggtgaagcgggtgtcgagggtgtcgagggtGTAGATGTTTCGGAGGAGGGCCAGCGGGCCGGTGCCGCTGCCGGTGCCGCCGTTCGGCGCCATGGTTGCGGTCACGGTTGAAGGGGATCgtttgttgtcgtcgagtggtgatgggggatggaggtggtggttataTCATTTCCGCCCTTTGATTCGGAATCTCAAAGGTGTAAAATGCCAATGGCAACTAAAGTAAACGACTGtgctgaagaagattgatggatttttcaaaagaaaaaagagtgGCTGTAGTCGGTTAAGGTAAAAAGTGTCGAGAAATGGTGGTCAGAAAGGACATTCGTCTCGAGTTGCCCGGCTCCGTGTCTGTTCACAGGGGCGCGGTTGATGGTGTCAGCTGGAGCCCGCCAACGGTGGAACCGCGGTCCAGCCGTTGTGTTACGGTTTGTGGGGTCGGTTGCCGCCGGCTATGTTGAGCTGGGGGCGCACTGACCACTTTTTGACCCCTTTCTTGATgttgcccctgagccccttttttgttttggtgatggtgaggttgttaTGGAACAGGCGGcgcgaaaaagaaaaaaaaagaaaaaaaaggtgaaAATATCTGGGAtattttggtgttttggacTGTTTGGTCGGGGAAAATGTTTTtggtcggtgttggtgggcaAATGTTGCGATGTTTTGAAATGGGCAGCTGTGGAAGTGGATGTATGGGTCGGAGTGGTGAATAACTTCAAGCTGGGATTTGTTATTTTGTTGGTTATTTGGGATATAAAGTTGAGCACCCAAAAGTGTTTAGTGTTGGAAGGTGCATGAGCTGGCTTTGCTACACCTGAAGCCCAGGAAGTGAGCGCCCCAAGCAGTGCAAGAGCATGTGTGAAAGTTGAAGCGGCAGTATATAACCTCGGTTTACTGAGTCAACAATTGCTCCTCGTGTCTGATTCACAATCATATCGCACGATGGCCGATGGCCATGTGGTCTTCGACGTGATCGTGAACCAGATACGAGGAGTGTTTTGCTTGGAATCTCACCTCAAACCGTGGGGAGTTCCAGCGCAGACtcgtttcttcttctttttctgcaTCAGTATCATGACAGGCGTATGCCAAAGAAAGAGCACGAAGGATACAGTCCCCTATCTCAAACAAGAAGGTATTCTCTGCATAGGGTTAAAAGGCGCAGTTGTTTACGACGACGCATCTTTTAACCCCATGCAGAGAATGTTTTGCTCTTCCCACCAGAACCCCAATGTCTAGTCGATGGGTTCGAAACGTCGACCGATCATCATCTGTCCATTTTTATGCCCTCGAGTCTTTGCTTCGGGCTTAAGAgcacccccgcccccccataTAGCCTTCGTTTCCTGCCCAATTACTATCATTCCTTGCATTTGGTTTATGGCCAAGTAGCACGACCAAATGCCGGGGTGTGTTTTTTGTCGATTTTGAAGACTGCTCTGCTAATCCGATCGTGTTCAAACGTTCGCTGAGCGCTGTTCCTTTTTTCCTCCACACAGTCCGGACATACTCCCACATCTTTATTATGCACCAGCACAGTTAGGTATCGTTAGTCACATCAGCTCCTTTTCCTGCACCTCAAAGCCACCAACAATCACCTACTCCACCCCCACAGCAACAAGGCCTTTCAACCAAATAATTTCATTCATTCTTCCCTTCATATACTCATCAATCATACTATTTACACCACCccgtctccccatccctctACGCCCCCATAACCCCATaactcctcaccctcgaaaagaaaaaaggctTATCATTCCTCAGCGTAAACTCAGCCCAATCATCCGTCAGCCTATTCCAGCTAtaaaaccccctccaagccaATTTATTATTCctcgcccccttccccgcacTCTTCAGCGTCAGATCCAACCTGTACACATACTTACTCACCCCCTCCGtctccaccatcacatccccttcaacctcgctCAGACTAGCCCCCGGGTTATcccccgccctcgccaacctccacctcccctttaGCGCTGACTCCATCACATGCCCCGAATGGTGGGAGGCATAAGTCTCACGGGTAAGGTGGTGAACCACATCGTTTGGTTCCGCTGTAGTCAACAGTGACAAACAAGTCCCGTCCCGGAAAAATCGTAGGTACCGGTAGTACGTCACGACATGAATCGGTGCCCCCCAAGTGATACTGTTCGAATTAGCCATCCCGCTCCGGACGTAGTTCACAGTGCTGATATAACACCCATtaaacctcaacctcggacGAAGACGGAACATCCGTTGCCAACTCGACCCGTAAAGGCTGTTGAAAAACGCCAGCGTATTGGCTGTCGATTCATcagccaacctctccgcccgTTTCTCCAGGTCAAAAACTGGCACAACAAAACCATCTTCTTGTTCAGTCTCCGTTGGCGAAGTCGCACCGCTGCTCTGCGTAAACGCCTccgcagcagccgcctcctCAGCCGCCTCCCGCTCGagatcctcctcggcaagcgGCTCCCAAGTGATCTGCCTCTGCCAGTGGTAGTGcatccccccaaaaccaaactccacccccaaacaaatCCGCCGCCATATCCTATCCTCCGTCACGACCAAAAACGCAAGCCGCTTGCATACCTGCGCAAGACGAACAAAGTCACCCACATCTGCGACAGCAACGTCACGGAGGATGTGGACAAGTATCTCATCAGGCAGGTTCGAAATCGGGCAGGGAGGCTGAGGCATGCCCTCGATTTCTGGCGGCACCGGCTCAATAGTCAAACCCGCAAAACTGGCGATGAGCTCCTTCATAGTCTGAGGCTGGTCGGCTTTTGCATCCCCCGGTGCCGCAGCCGTAGAGGAATCCCCCGACTTTGGTGCTGCCATCTTTTGGGGAAATTTCGCCCTGGGGAAGTGCTTCGCTTTGTAGTTTTGATCGACTTGGTCGTCCATCTGAATGTTGGGTCAGCAGTCAGTTCCAGTTAGAATATAGGGGGAGCAAGACATACCCTAAACGCCTTTCTATACAGCCTCAAACTATCCCCCAGAttccccgccgcctcccttTCCACAGCCTTCTCATAATGCTCGAGAGCGGTGATTGGCTCCTTCTTAGTGGGCACAGCGGCAACTCCTGTAATTGTGGCCGGCTGTCCGGGTTCATCAAACACCTTTGTAGGTACATAATCCTCCTCATACTCCTTGGCGATCGGCTTCTTCGTAGGAGGCGGCTTCCTCGACCCCGTCGATGGTCCAGCCGTAGTATGTTGATCCTGACGGGGGCGGTGTGACTGCTGATGTCTAGCCCTGACCTCAGCCCTCCACTGCTCCCTAAACGACTCAAGATCAGGGTTTGTCTCTGAAGATTCCATTTTGTTCAACAAATGTGATGATGAGTGAGACTTGCAAATGCCGAGAGGTCCGTCCGTGTGGCGATTGTGATGTCGACGACTTGGTCGGTTGAATTGAGGAAAATGCAACCGGAAGAGAATCCAGTCTTGTAATATAATAGGTAACTCAAACTAAAGACGGGCTCGTTCACCGCAAAATAATTCAGTCATCAATTCAACGAAAGCGGTGATGTGCATATttacgaggaggaggttgtgtcATTCGGCGAGCGGATGGGGATAAGAGTTCCGGCCGGCGCGATAAGCAAGCTTGGGCCACCCACTGAAGATCGGAGTTAACACGCACTGTGACGTTCTGCCAAGCCTCCCGAGTTCTTTTGCGTCTTTGAATATCTTCAAAACAATGTCGCGGCTTTTGAAGAGCATGATGGCTGTTTTCCACATAAACCATCACATATGACCATAGTCAGGTGCGGAGACATTCATTACTCATCATAAGTGACACAACCAGACAGCACCCTGCAGCCTTCTCTCCGAGTGTGACTCTTATATCTCGGAGGacaaaaggcaaaggcaCCCATGTGCTCTCCAGCATGCGCCCGCCGCACCGAGTAAGCAAGTAGGTAAGTTGGTTGGAAGATCACACGTCAAGATAGACTGTCCAATGAACGCCAGGCAAAATGAACTAACCCTGAATCGCACGGCTCTCACAGGAAAAGAATTCGCTTCACCTTTTGCTAACACAGCTTCAGTAGCCCCTATTTACCCCTGAGCCAGATTCGTGTACAAGATTGTCCATCGACACTAAGCCAACCAATCATACAGATCCTGAAGGTAACCTTGGCTTACGGAGAGCCTCGTGATCCCCTTGGAATTTGTTGTGTTTGGGAAACAATTGCTGTCAGAGGGTGATCAGAATGGCATCGACTTTTGCCTCAACGCGGCGCCTCCGACCCCCGTCGGCAGGTGCTTCTACCGGCACCTCACGCACTTGCTTGTCAACGAATTGGAAGCGGCCATCATGTCGGGCCGGGATAGGGACGAGGTCAACCAAGACAGCTGGTTGACTATCGCACACGAGTTTCTAGACCGTGGCGTGAAGAATGTGGTCATCACGCTGGCCGCCAAGGGCGCGTTCTACGCCAATGCCGATGGCAGAGCTCACTGCCCTGCGTATGACGTTGTCGTCAAGGACACTACCGGAGCAGGGTCAAGCTGGAACCCTTACAGGCACTGAGCTGCCTCCAGTTGTTCTGTACGAGCGCTAATAGGAACAGGGATACCTTTACCGGGGCTTGTTCCTCAGACTACCTACGCCAAAAGGCCAAAGGGACTTGGGACATCAGAAGCGCTGTCGTTCGTGCAAACAAAGCTGCGGCAATGACCATCATGAATGTCGGAGCGCAGGATGGCATCCCGTGGTCGGACGAGATAGATAGATTTGATGCTCCTCACAGTGAGGCTTCTATTTGAGCGGGCAACAGACCAGAGCCGAGTGGTGCAAAAGTGAATGAGGGAGAAACCGGGGACCAGAAACCGTTCAAAATATAGTTGGATGAATCCTTCAGTTATTTCAGCTTCTGGACTTGGATTTTGCTAGAGCTCCCCCATTATTTGCTCAATAACCTCTGCAGCACGCCGCTGTGTCCTCAAATCCTGCCAGTCCTTCCACGGGCGCACCGGGTGTACAAAGTCGTAGCCATCCCTCCGCTCCGCCACCTTCCGGAAAACGGCCTGCATCCCTTGTTTTACGGCAAGGAGGTGCCGGATTTCCACACATCCTTGCCTTTCCACTTGCAGGGAACGGCGACGCCTAGCGTGGCAAAGTTTTTCTCCGTTGTGTGACGGTTGCGGTATCCATCTTGAGCTCACAGGAGAGCTAGTTTCTTTGTTCAACATCGCCcctttcaacaacagcatcaaaCAACAGCATCAAACAACAGCAGAAATGTCTGGAGAATCCAACTTGAGAATAACCAGTCAAACGTACACCTACTCGTTCTTCATGGGAATAGCATGCTTCACAGCACATATCGGACATTTTAAGTAAGACCAAGAAACCAAGACTGTGACAAGCATCCTGTAACCGCATCTTAGAAGTATATTCTCCTCATCTTTGAATGCCGAGCTAGTACTCAGATGGGTGACCACTGTGGAATCCTCAGTGTTGTGtgtttttgttcttttttgctttctATCTTCTCTTCCATATAAACCTGATATTAGGGAGGTGAGAGAAGTAAACCTGAGATGGACCTCTTTTGCTTGCTACAGTCAGCAATTGCAACACAGCCTTCAGCCAGAAATATGAACTTGACAATGCCTATTGTACATAGAAAAATCCAGaaagcagaagaaaaaagtatACGGTCATAAAGGGAATCTATAGAGCAAGGCTTTTAGGTACTTTTATCGTGATTTCAAAACTACCAACACCACACGCCATGCCGATCCCGTTAGCTCATTGATTATTTCACTTTGAAAACAACAGTCTCAAAGGCTAagctccttcatcttctcctccaaccattGTTGAGCCTTGGTGACGGCCTCATCAAGCTTCTCAGGGTTGGAACCAGCACCCTGGCGACTGGGCTCCTTACCGCCCGTCTTACCGCCAATCTACTCGATCTCATTAGCTTTCGTCTTTTGTTGGTCATTTATATTCGGGGCAAACTCACAATCTCGGTAACAGCAGCAGTCCACTGCTCAGCGGTAACACCCTTCAAGTCGGTACCGACATAAACACCATGTACGACGGCCTCATCCTTGCTCCCAGCAAACAGATACACActcttggccttgtccttACTCTTGTAGTAAGTCATCACCTCAGAGATGGCCTTGGCGTTGGCAGAGATGGGCAAGTGCCCAACGAACGCCTTGGCGTCCTTGTTCTTCTCATCGGCAAAGAACTTTTGAACGGTAGACAGAGCAGTCCCGCTCTCAGCCTTTTgcctcttcttttgctcgtCAAGGACTGACTTCTGAATGGTGGAAAACTTCTTACGCAACTCTTCCTTGGTCAAGACGGAGATGACGAGAGCATCGAGATCGACGGACGCAGCCTTGACCAACGAAACCTTCTCGGGGCCAAACTCCAAGGCAGCGATGTGATCGAGTCTGTCGCTGAAGTCCTTGGCATCTTGCTGAGCCTGGTGGGCACCGGCGCCCGTGTAGGCGACGATACGTCTGATACCCTTGGCAATACCGCTTTCCTCAACAATGATCAGGTCCTTGATGAGGCCAGTGGCGTCAACGTGAGTACCACCGCAGAACTCAACGCTGAACTGGCGCCACTCAGGGTTCTTGGGGTCCTTGAGCATCTCCTCAACAGAGGCACCGACGGACACCACTCTGACAGGGTCAGGGTACGTCTCACCAAAGACGGCACGAAGGCCGTTGATTTCTCTAGCCTCGGCCAGGGCAACATCCTTGGCGTACACCTTGAGGTTCTTGCGGATATCGGCGTTGGAGAGCTCCTCAATGCGCTTGATCTCGGGCAGTGTCACCTGCGTCTTGTGGCTGAAGTCGAAGCGCAGCTTGTCCTGATCGACGAGTGAGCCGGCCTGGTTGACCGTATCGCCGAGCACTTCTCTCAGGGCATGGTTGAGGACGTGAGTGCCggtgtggttgttgcggATGGGTTGGCGACGGAGCTCGTCAAATTCGCACTTGACGACATCACCAGCCTTCAAGTTGCCGTACTCGAGGAAACCGGAGTGAACGACGTAACCACCGAATTCTTGAGTATCGAGGACCTTGAACTCAGCTTCATCGTCAATGATGATCCGACCAGTGTCGGCAACCTGACCACCGGATTCAGCGTAGAAGTTGGTCTtgtcgaggatgatgccCAGGGGCGTCTTTGGTGGCACATCCTTGCTATTCTCGATAAATTCGGAACCGTTGAAGATGAGCTGGATTTTACCTTCGCTGCTCTGCGCAGAGTATTTTGCCTCCGAGTCCGTCCGGGGGATGTTCCGGTCATTCTCCAACTCGGAAATGTGATGAACCGTGAGCTTGGGAAAGGTGGTGACGGCTTCCTTGACCGCCTTGGAAGCCTCGCGAGCCTTCTCCTGGGcaaccttgacctcctcttcgtcgatGGTAAGGCCGCGCTCCTCGGCCATCAACTTAGTGAGATCCACTGGGAAACCAAAGGTATCGTACAGACGCCAAACATCGGCACCGGAAAGCTTCTTCTCGCCAGCCTTGGTCGCAGCAGCGGCATACTTCTCAAACATGGCCTCACCACGGTCGAGGGTAACAGCGaaagcaacctcctcctcatcaaggaTTTCTTTGATatcggcctccttcttcttgagctcggGAAATTGCTCGCCCATCTGTTCGACCAAAGCAGGAAGAATctgggagaagaaagaaccAATGTTGGCATTGAGGTACTTCCTGGCGTAGCGGACACCTCTGCGGAGAACACGGCGAACGACGTAACCGCGGCCGATGTTGCCGGGAACAGCACCATCAgcgatggagaaggagaggagacgAATGTGGTCGGCAACAACACGGAGCGCGGTATCGACACCATCGACGTCGTCCTTGCCGTACTTGTCGCTGTATGGGCGGGAACCGCTGACTTCGACGATCTTGGCGAACAGAGGGGCGAAAACATCGGTATCATAGTTGGAAGACTTGTGCTGGAGGGCAGATACCAGACGCTCAAAACCCATACCGGTATCAATGTGCTTTGCGGGAAGAGGCTTGAGGCTCCTGTCCTTTTGCCTGTCGTATTGCATGAAGACGTTGTTCCAGATCTCTACCACGAGAGGGTCGTCCTGGTTGACGAGATGCGCAGCATTTCGCCCACCAACCTTGTCGTAATGAACCTCAGAGCACGGCCCGCATGGCCCTTGGTCGCCCATTTCCCAGAAATTGTCCTTCATGTTGCCGGGAAGGATGTGGTCCTCTGGTACTCCTTGGTCGAGCCAGAGCTGCTTGGCCTCGAGATCTGGGTCCAGGCCCATGGCTTCGTTGCCCTCGAAGTAGGTCACATAGAGGCGATTAGGGTCGAGACCGTACACCTTGGTGAGCAACTCCCATGTCCACCCAATAGCCTCCCTCTTGAAGTAGTCGCCAAACGACCAGTTGCCAAGCATCTCGAAGAAGGTGTGATGGTAGGAATCCTTGCCTACATCGTCAAGGTCGTTGTGCTTTCCACCGGCACGGATGCACTTTTGTGTGTCGGCAGCACGCTTGAGCGCAGCCATGGGCTCAGTCTTGCCTACTGTTCCCAGGAACAGAGGCTTGAACTGGGCCATGCCCGAGTTGATGAAGAGCAGTGTCGGGTCATTGTGAGGCACGACCGACGACGATGGGACTGAGGTGTGAGGTTAGCACAGGCTGTTGTAGAAGAGAAGCTAGACTAGATTGAAGCGCATAGCTGGTGCGAATACATGGCTCGAAGGATGATTTTTTTGCAAAAGTGTGTGGCGATatcaaccccaccaaggTCAACTTGATCTTGGTGGTTATGATAAGACTGATGAGGCTTGTTGGACCACTGCTACAATCATTGTGATTGTTTTCTGCGAGACATGCAACTCTCTTTGAGCAGAGAAATAGAGAAATATCCAGCTTTGAATAAGGGCCTCTTTGCTGTGGTCATCCTTCGGCCTGTGTAACCAGCAGCCAGCATATTTCGATACAGCGTGCATGGAGGGGTAATAGTGTATCGATATCACATACCGATGGTGTGGCCCCGCTCTTCAAAGAACTTCAAAAACGTCTCCCGGACGCGGGGGCCTGTCCACTGGGGTTCCGTCATGGTGTGGTGTAGGCGTTTGAGGTGCGAAGGGAGATGATGACGGGTTCGATAGTAATCCAACAAGGCAGAGGCAGCGTAGTAGGAAGCCGGGGCTGCAGTCcggagggcggaggtgggTGCTCGAAAGTTCGAGagtgttgaagatggcggggTCAAACGGGTTTTGTGGTGGAAGGTTCGCGAGCAATGACTCAAATTCACCACAAAAGCCGATTGATAGCGCGTGCCGCCCCAGCTCCTGGACCGCTCGCGGCAAGACCACCGTAACCACAAGGCCTTCTCCATCCGTCCTTTTCTTACaaccttcctctctctctttctctctctctctctctaaAACCTCTTCGCGATATCGGCCTTTTCCCTTTATCTCGAACCAGTCCCAATCAATCTCCCAATCTCCTGTCCTAAAGTTCCCGAATCCCACCTTGATTGGCGCGCATTCCGACACCTCACCTAAGGCAATTGGCGAAACAGAGTTacagggaagagggagaaatAAATGCTGGCAAACCCTGCGCCGCGACtggccacccaccaccatatcatggagatggggagctTCCCACCCGCTGTGGGCATGGACCACCACTATCAACATGGATACCTCAATCACAACCCTttccaacagcaacaagttcagcttcaacaacaaccacaaccacaaccacaaccaccgacATCTCGCCTCTCCCGTAAGCGCAAACCAGATGCCCC from Podospora pseudoanserina strain CBS 124.78 chromosome 1, whole genome shotgun sequence includes:
- a CDS encoding hypothetical protein (EggNog:ENOG503PB84; COG:G), with protein sequence MSGRDRDEVNQDSWLTIAHEFLDRGVKNVVITLAAKGAFYANADGRAHCPAYDVVVKDTTGAGDTFTGACSSDYLRQKAKGTWDIRSAVVRANKAAAMTIMNVGAQDGIPWSDEIDRFDAPHSEASI
- the GUP1 gene encoding glycerol transporter (COG:T; EggNog:ENOG503NUBT; BUSCO:EOG0926235L), whose amino-acid sequence is MAPNGGTGSGTGPLALLRNIYTLDTLDTRFTTPSGVPYRPLEARSPDKRRDSTSPKPPTNGASPPKWKTPEFYLYYLVFLLAVPSMFYVAYSVSRPSDPRYPKFERFLSEGWIPGRKIDNSDAQYRTFRRNLPAMAALLLFHPLLRRVYNMVTTRGDVKENSAEGVEMRFRQRTSFDFVFALVFLVILHGFSAIKVLVILAGNYAIAKGLPRRYVPVGTWVFNICTLFANEVCSGYRFGYVARLVTGTLGIDRKNMVVDLPAVVRLGEWMDGFGGLMGRWEILFNITVLRLVSFSLDYYWSLDGRITAGGVVEKKNLDLSNLSERDRIALPAQKGDYSFRNYVGYAVYAPLYLTGPIITFNDYISQSRYRSATISSARTWKYAVRFLLVLLCMELVLHYDYVGAISKSRPEWSTYTPAQISLLSYFNLHIVWLKLLLPWRFFRLWSLVDGIDPPENMLRCMSNNYSALSFWRGWHRSYYRWLLRYIYIPLGGSSFRSLGQGVRTVVTYLVVFTFVALWHDIKLNLLIWGWLVVLFFIPEIVAGLLVRKEDFKGRERTYRWLCGLGGVGNVLMMISANLVGFAVGLDGLKAIISGVFRDYSGLVFLVTACTALFVGIQVMFEIRQGELRRGINLKC
- a CDS encoding hypothetical protein (BUSCO:EOG09261FAB; COG:S; EggNog:ENOG503NWAR) → MESSETNPDLESFREQWRAEVRARHQQSHRPRQDQHTTAGPSTGSRKPPPTKKPIAKEYEEDYVPTKVFDEPGQPATITGVAAVPTKKEPITALEHYEKAVEREAAGNLGDSLRLYRKAFRMDDQVDQNYKAKHFPRAKFPQKMAAPKSGDSSTAAAPGDAKADQPQTMKELIASFAGLTIEPVPPEIEGMPQPPCPISNLPDEILVHILRDVAVADVGDFVRLAQVCKRLAFLVVTEDRIWRRICLGVEFGFGGMHYHWQRQITWEPLAEEDLEREAAEEAAAAEAFTQSSGATSPTETEQEDGFVVPVFDLEKRAERLADESTANTLAFFNSLYGSSWQRMFRLRPRLRFNGCYISTVNYVRSGMANSNSITWGAPIHVVTYYRYLRFFRDGTCLSLLTTAEPNDVVHHLTRETYASHHSGHVMESALKGRWRLARAGDNPGASLSEVEGDVMVETEGVSKYVYRLDLTLKSAGKGARNNKLAWRGFYSWNRLTDDWAEFTLRNDKPFFFSRVRSYGVMGA
- a CDS encoding hypothetical protein (EggNog:ENOG503P1ZH) is translated as MARNPFKFGTDLWDPSHRFETSWILSPWALFFCRALISLYAFTTLIFVLAYQCINSPNHCGASQAQFSYFTSLTYWGIAFYFLFAAIHTFTYARTGRPLLDRFPRFLQALHSAFYTTIVVYPFVVTIVYWARLFDGRWYKLAYEGWSNISQHALNSVFAFFEIVIPRTDTPPPLHILWLIFVLALYLALAYVTEATKGFYTYDFLDPEKQKGWVAVYVFGIAIGCVILFGVAWGLIRLRKWVAETKLGMEGKFAGVKREKGLVEREIGGKEAIALREDV